From the Pseudodesulfovibrio alkaliphilus genome, one window contains:
- a CDS encoding divergent polysaccharide deacetylase family protein has protein sequence MLFFVLGVVGLLALGYYILTDDTPPDIMSTRVGAIQPTPQPKVFEEDPAGGMEDKVRQADLAIIEAMRASGMNMSGLDLLDVELRKLDGRPYHYQVLQIPPCKERHAFLDALGQRLQMRVPEALLAEAGETEATISINGLVSHRLLLEIVPMALPRPKASGPCMAIVIDDIGEDIRVLKGLLGLDFPVTLAVWPNASQTREAVRLIRSSGHDLIVHFPMEPMGYPAYDPGKDALFTTMSEEMIRQRMTENLDRIPDAIGVNNHMGSKFTAHAPGMQVALAELKRRGLFFLDSLTTPKSVARATAREIGVPFYERDIFLDNVRDVSAITLQLRKAENVALKKGSAIAIGHPYPETLAALSQWSARKNVQIRLLPLSELAAE, from the coding sequence GTGTTGTTCTTTGTCCTTGGCGTTGTCGGTCTGCTGGCGCTGGGCTATTACATCCTGACCGACGACACCCCGCCGGACATCATGTCCACCCGGGTCGGAGCGATCCAGCCTACACCGCAGCCCAAGGTTTTCGAGGAAGACCCCGCTGGCGGCATGGAGGACAAGGTCCGACAGGCCGATCTGGCCATCATCGAGGCCATGCGGGCAAGCGGCATGAACATGTCCGGCCTGGATCTTCTGGATGTGGAGCTTCGCAAACTCGACGGGCGCCCCTACCACTATCAGGTTCTCCAGATTCCTCCATGCAAGGAGCGCCACGCCTTTCTCGATGCCTTGGGGCAACGCCTTCAAATGCGTGTGCCCGAGGCTCTGCTGGCCGAGGCCGGAGAGACCGAGGCGACCATCTCCATCAACGGCTTGGTTTCCCACCGCCTGCTTCTGGAGATTGTCCCGATGGCCCTGCCGCGCCCCAAGGCCAGCGGACCGTGCATGGCCATCGTCATCGACGACATCGGTGAGGACATCCGCGTTCTCAAGGGACTCCTCGGCTTGGATTTCCCCGTGACTCTGGCTGTGTGGCCAAACGCCAGCCAGACCAGGGAAGCGGTCCGGCTCATCAGGAGTTCGGGACATGACCTTATTGTTCATTTTCCCATGGAACCCATGGGTTATCCGGCATACGATCCTGGGAAGGACGCTCTTTTCACCACCATGTCCGAAGAGATGATCCGGCAGCGCATGACTGAGAATCTCGACCGCATTCCAGACGCCATCGGCGTCAACAACCACATGGGGTCCAAATTCACTGCCCACGCCCCGGGGATGCAGGTGGCTCTGGCCGAATTGAAACGGCGCGGACTCTTTTTCCTCGACAGCCTGACAACCCCAAAAAGCGTTGCCCGCGCAACGGCCCGCGAGATCGGGGTTCCCTTTTACGAACGCGACATCTTCCTGGACAATGTCAGGGACGTTTCTGCCATCACCCTGCAACTGCGCAAGGCGGAAAATGTGGCCCTCAAAAAAGGGTCGGCCATTGCCATCGGCCACCCCTATCCGGAAACTCTGGCCGCCCTCAGCCAATGGTCTGCCAGAAAAAATGTCCAGATCAGGCTGCTTCCCCTTTCCGAGCTTGCCGCCGAGTAA
- a CDS encoding 50S ribosomal protein L11 methyltransferase, translating to MSTLLKIEFTISEEEADEAGVFIAARVPHGWEETPDGDGRRITLYLEDHPLAMEMVKAFEARFPGSGVRWSEQESENWAMAWKDFFNPVNCGGTFTILPPWLENGSENGTTHIVIEPKMAFGTGHHPTTSLCLTTIGELAGRKAIAPGGAFLDLGTGSGILGIGLAKLGLTGIGLDTDPQAVVCARENIEANGVGSAMCTAVGSIDCLDPGLPFDIVVANILSGPLIEMAGDILAHVRPGGCLILSGILADRQKDAVAETYMRLGIGKPAIVVEGEWACLVWDRVGGHRRP from the coding sequence ATGTCCACCCTTCTCAAGATCGAATTTACTATTTCCGAAGAGGAGGCCGACGAGGCCGGGGTCTTCATCGCCGCCAGGGTGCCCCACGGTTGGGAGGAAACACCGGATGGGGACGGCCGCCGCATCACCCTGTATCTTGAGGACCATCCTCTGGCCATGGAAATGGTCAAGGCCTTTGAGGCACGATTTCCCGGCTCGGGCGTTCGCTGGTCCGAACAGGAGTCCGAGAACTGGGCCATGGCCTGGAAGGATTTTTTCAATCCGGTCAATTGTGGCGGCACCTTCACCATCCTCCCTCCCTGGCTTGAGAACGGCAGCGAGAATGGCACCACTCACATCGTCATTGAGCCCAAGATGGCTTTTGGCACGGGCCACCACCCCACCACCTCGCTGTGTCTGACCACCATCGGCGAGCTTGCAGGGAGGAAAGCCATCGCACCGGGTGGAGCCTTCCTTGATCTCGGCACCGGCTCCGGCATCCTGGGCATCGGACTTGCCAAGCTCGGGCTCACCGGCATCGGCCTGGACACGGATCCCCAGGCCGTCGTCTGCGCCAGGGAGAACATCGAGGCCAACGGGGTGGGCTCGGCCATGTGCACGGCCGTAGGAAGCATTGATTGCCTGGACCCCGGCCTGCCCTTCGACATTGTGGTGGCCAACATTCTCTCCGGCCCACTCATCGAGATGGCGGGCGACATTCTGGCTCATGTGCGTCCTGGGGGCTGCCTTATCCTCTCGGGCATCCTGGCTGACAGGCAAAAGGATGCCGTGGCTGAAACCTACATGCGCCTTGGCATCGGCAAGCCTGCCATCGTCGTTGAAGGAGAATGGGCCTGCCTTGTCTGGGACCGGGTCGGAGGGCACCGACGGCCATGA
- a CDS encoding S41 family peptidase — protein MRISLWIVTFLLLFTLTVAPGPTMAGKDDHFEALKRFSQVLDMVESYYVKPITRKELIDNSIKGMIEQLDPHSAFLSPEDYKEMQMDTSGKFSGIGIEISLEQGRLTVVSPIEDTPAYKAGLLAGDLILEIDGESTQDMTLLDAVKRIRGDKGTTVTLLILHRDSNKPQEVAIVRGTIPITSVKTHSLEDGYLYLRLTKFHESTTRNMRDEIAQFSKAHPLKGIVLDLRNNPGGLLGQAVSVADTFLDDGSIVYIQGKDEASRKDFFASKTADEIKVPLVVLINAGSASASEIVAGALQDHRRALIVGERSFGKGSVQTIIPMADGSGIKLTTALYYTPGGRSIQAMGIEPDLKIAFLAPPKDEERAMRERFTVREQDLSRHLENGDKSKDGSAMAEKEVKEMLERDNQLRMALELVKSLPKLKEIQ, from the coding sequence ATGCGCATATCGCTTTGGATTGTCACGTTTCTTCTTCTTTTTACCCTCACAGTGGCCCCAGGCCCGACCATGGCCGGCAAGGACGACCACTTCGAGGCGCTCAAGCGTTTTTCCCAGGTTCTCGACATGGTTGAGAGTTATTATGTCAAGCCGATCACCCGCAAGGAACTCATCGACAACTCCATAAAGGGTATGATTGAGCAGCTTGATCCGCATTCCGCCTTTCTCTCTCCCGAGGACTACAAGGAAATGCAGATGGATACCTCGGGCAAGTTCAGCGGCATCGGCATCGAAATCAGCCTGGAACAGGGGCGGCTGACCGTGGTTTCCCCCATTGAGGATACCCCGGCCTACAAGGCCGGTCTGCTCGCCGGAGACCTGATTCTCGAGATCGACGGCGAATCCACCCAGGACATGACCCTGCTGGACGCCGTCAAGCGCATCCGGGGCGACAAAGGCACTACCGTGACCTTGCTCATTTTGCACCGCGATTCCAACAAGCCTCAGGAAGTGGCCATAGTGCGCGGCACCATTCCCATCACCAGCGTCAAGACCCATTCGTTGGAGGATGGATATCTGTATTTGCGCCTGACCAAATTCCATGAATCCACGACCAGGAACATGCGAGACGAAATCGCGCAATTCAGCAAGGCGCACCCTCTCAAGGGCATCGTGCTCGACCTTCGCAACAACCCCGGCGGGCTGCTCGGCCAGGCGGTTTCCGTGGCCGACACCTTCCTTGATGACGGCTCCATCGTCTACATCCAGGGCAAGGATGAGGCCAGCCGCAAGGACTTCTTCGCCTCCAAGACTGCCGACGAGATCAAGGTACCGCTGGTGGTGCTCATCAACGCTGGCTCGGCCTCGGCCTCCGAGATCGTGGCTGGCGCGCTTCAGGATCACAGACGCGCCCTCATTGTTGGCGAGCGCTCCTTTGGAAAGGGGTCGGTCCAGACCATTATTCCCATGGCCGACGGCTCGGGCATCAAGCTGACCACTGCCCTCTACTATACCCCCGGCGGCCGTTCCATCCAGGCCATGGGCATTGAGCCTGATCTGAAGATTGCCTTCCTGGCCCCCCCCAAGGATGAGGAGCGGGCCATGCGCGAGCGTTTTACCGTCAGGGAGCAGGACTTGAGCCGTCACCTCGAGAACGGCGACAAGTCCAAGGACGGCTCGGCCATGGCCGAGAAGGAAGTCAAGGAAATGCTTGAGCGAGACAACCAGCTGCGCATGGCCCTGGAGCTGGTCAAGAGTCTGCCCAAGCTCAAGGAAATTCAGTAA
- a CDS encoding murein hydrolase activator EnvC family protein has translation MTKSFLSALLCLCLVWTPVQAEETGQSLHESLQQEHRRADQREQEVRKLTEQAGKLSTSISGIEREMADLLKRIAAQEAELNSLRQAERAAREEHTVLEKEKQRISQELAGLVRSLWPVHLQSARSRFEGVDSWDEFDRRKNWLADIYEATRARFEEARINAERIAANLERQRTLEQEAEAQLARVNLTKDRLLDRQHALRRNLRSVTRQREDAEAELTAILSSIESLKYQLQSQKTKRFDLYKRTLPWPVRGRLVADYAPGANPPVRGLGLGAREAETVRSVFWGKVVHNDTLRGFGHVVIVYHGHDYYSLYAYLSDTHVLNGQEVEKDEPLGVVGYYPAADGPGLYFELRFHQKPINPKVWLTSP, from the coding sequence ATGACCAAATCCTTCCTGTCCGCCCTGCTCTGCCTCTGCCTCGTCTGGACTCCCGTTCAGGCCGAGGAGACCGGACAATCGCTGCACGAGAGCCTGCAACAGGAGCATCGCCGGGCCGATCAGCGCGAACAGGAGGTGCGCAAGCTCACGGAACAGGCGGGAAAACTGTCTACCAGCATCTCGGGCATTGAGCGCGAGATGGCCGACCTGCTCAAGCGGATTGCGGCCCAGGAGGCGGAGCTCAATTCCCTCCGGCAAGCCGAACGTGCAGCCCGCGAGGAGCATACTGTGCTTGAGAAGGAGAAGCAGCGGATTTCCCAGGAATTGGCCGGACTGGTCCGCTCGCTGTGGCCTGTGCATTTGCAGTCGGCGCGTTCGCGTTTCGAAGGGGTGGACAGTTGGGACGAGTTCGACCGTCGGAAAAACTGGCTGGCAGACATTTATGAAGCCACTCGGGCGCGTTTCGAAGAGGCCAGGATCAATGCGGAGCGTATCGCCGCGAATCTCGAGCGTCAGAGAACCCTTGAACAGGAGGCCGAGGCGCAACTGGCCCGGGTCAACCTGACCAAGGACCGGCTCCTTGACAGGCAGCACGCCCTGCGCCGCAACCTGCGAAGCGTCACCCGGCAACGCGAGGATGCCGAGGCCGAACTCACGGCTATTCTTTCATCCATCGAGAGTCTCAAATACCAGTTGCAATCCCAGAAAACCAAACGGTTCGACCTGTACAAGCGGACGCTCCCCTGGCCTGTGCGCGGCCGCCTCGTGGCCGACTACGCCCCAGGGGCGAACCCTCCGGTGCGCGGACTCGGTCTGGGAGCCCGGGAGGCTGAAACCGTGCGTTCCGTTTTCTGGGGAAAGGTGGTGCACAACGACACTCTGCGCGGATTCGGGCATGTGGTCATCGTCTACCACGGTCACGATTATTACAGTTTGTACGCATACTTGTCCGATACCCATGTGCTCAACGGTCAGGAGGTTGAAAAGGATGAGCCCCTGGGGGTGGTGGGCTACTACCCGGCAGCCGATGGGCCTGGACTGTATTTTGAATTGCGTTTTCATCAAAAACCAATTAACCCGAAAGTTTGGTTAACGTCGCCATAA
- a CDS encoding endonuclease III domain-containing protein translates to MNRAAIINGMYEAMHAALGPSRWWPGDTPFEIAVGAILTQNTNWGNVEKAIANLKARELLSARAMLALDPAELAGLIRPAGYYNIKTARLRNFLFFLKDEAAFEIESLKVHVLDELRDKLLAVSGIGPETADSILLYALEMPTFVVDAYTHRLMRRHGLVHDEIDYHELRALFMDALPEDVALYNEYHALIVRTGKEWCRKKTGLCAACPLQPFLDICP, encoded by the coding sequence ATGAACCGGGCCGCGATCATAAACGGCATGTACGAGGCCATGCACGCCGCACTCGGCCCGAGCCGATGGTGGCCGGGCGACACGCCGTTCGAGATCGCGGTGGGAGCCATTCTTACCCAGAATACCAACTGGGGAAACGTCGAAAAGGCCATCGCCAACCTCAAGGCCCGTGAGCTGCTCTCGGCCCGGGCCATGCTCGCCCTTGATCCGGCGGAACTGGCCGGGTTGATCCGACCGGCGGGCTACTACAATATCAAGACGGCCCGTTTGCGCAATTTTCTCTTTTTTCTCAAGGATGAGGCGGCGTTCGAGATTGAATCGCTCAAAGTTCATGTACTGGATGAACTTCGCGACAAGCTCCTCGCCGTCAGCGGTATCGGGCCGGAAACGGCAGATTCGATCCTTCTCTATGCCCTTGAAATGCCAACTTTTGTCGTGGATGCCTACACCCACCGTTTGATGCGTCGTCACGGGCTTGTTCACGATGAGATTGATTACCATGAATTACGCGCCCTTTTCATGGACGCCCTGCCCGAGGATGTGGCACTCTACAACGAATACCACGCCCTTATTGTCCGTACGGGCAAGGAGTGGTGCCGGAAGAAGACCGGACTGTGTGCGGCCTGCCCTCTGCAACCCTTTCTTGATATATGCCCATGA